A stretch of the Schistocerca serialis cubense isolate TAMUIC-IGC-003099 chromosome 2, iqSchSeri2.2, whole genome shotgun sequence genome encodes the following:
- the LOC126457132 gene encoding S-formylglutathione hydrolase isoform X1: MKMPELIELSSNRCFGGYQKVFSHESSELRCQMNFAVYLPPQSEERSLPVIYWLSGLTCTEQNFIQKAGAQRYAAAHGVIIVCPDTSPRGVNLPGEGDSWDFGSGAGFYVDSVTDPWQKHYRMYSYVTKELPDIINTNFPVLADKVSIMGHSMGGHGALICALKNPGKYRSVSAFAPICNPINCPWGKKAFTGYLGVGNILEWQRWDATELVKNYDGPPLDILIDQGVEDQFLKEKQLLPENFVAACQESHTPVVLQMCDGYDHSYYFIASFIGRHIEFHMKHLNATSTLL; the protein is encoded by the exons ATGAAG ATGCCAGAACTAATTGAGCTATCGAGTAATCGTTGTTTCGGCGGGTATCAGAAAGTATTTTCTCATGAGAG TTCCGAGCTGCGATGTCAAATGAACTTTGCGGTTTACCTACCACCGCAATCGGAAGAACGTAGCCTGCCAGTCATATATTGGTTATCTGGTCTGACCTGTACGGAGCAGAACTTCATTCAGAAGGCCGGTGCTCAGAGATACGCAGCTGCACATGGAGTAATAATAGTTTGTCCAGACACTAGCCCTC GGGGCGTGAATTTGCCTGGAGAAGGTGACAGTTGGGATTTTGGTAGTGGAGCTGGATTTTATGTTGACTCCGTGACGGATCCATGGCAAAAACACTACCGAATGTATTCTTATGTCACAAAGGAACTCCCAGATATAATAAATACTAACTTCCCTGTGCTTGCAGATAAAGTGTCTATAATGGGTCACAG CATGGGTGGTCATGGGGCACTGATTTGTGCCCTGAAGAATCCTGGTAAATACCGCTCTGTATCTGCATTTGCACCCATTTGCAACCCAATAAATTGTCCCTGGGGAAAGAAAGCATTCACCGGCTATTTGGGAGTGGGTAACATTCTTGAGTGGCAAAGATGGGATGCAACTGAGCTAGTCAAAAACTATGATGGACCACCCCTTGACATTTTAATTGACCAG GGTGTGGAGGACCAGTTCCTGAAAGAAAAACAACTGCTGCCTGAAAATTTTGTTGCTGCTTGTCAGGAATCACACACACCTGTAGTGCTCCAAATGTGTGATGGTTATGATCATAGTTATTACTTCATTGCTTCTTTCATTGGTAGACACATTGAATTCCACATGAAACACCTCAATGCAACATCCACTCTTCTGTGA
- the LOC126457132 gene encoding S-formylglutathione hydrolase isoform X2: protein MPELIELSSNRCFGGYQKVFSHESSELRCQMNFAVYLPPQSEERSLPVIYWLSGLTCTEQNFIQKAGAQRYAAAHGVIIVCPDTSPRGVNLPGEGDSWDFGSGAGFYVDSVTDPWQKHYRMYSYVTKELPDIINTNFPVLADKVSIMGHSMGGHGALICALKNPGKYRSVSAFAPICNPINCPWGKKAFTGYLGVGNILEWQRWDATELVKNYDGPPLDILIDQGVEDQFLKEKQLLPENFVAACQESHTPVVLQMCDGYDHSYYFIASFIGRHIEFHMKHLNATSTLL, encoded by the exons ATGCCAGAACTAATTGAGCTATCGAGTAATCGTTGTTTCGGCGGGTATCAGAAAGTATTTTCTCATGAGAG TTCCGAGCTGCGATGTCAAATGAACTTTGCGGTTTACCTACCACCGCAATCGGAAGAACGTAGCCTGCCAGTCATATATTGGTTATCTGGTCTGACCTGTACGGAGCAGAACTTCATTCAGAAGGCCGGTGCTCAGAGATACGCAGCTGCACATGGAGTAATAATAGTTTGTCCAGACACTAGCCCTC GGGGCGTGAATTTGCCTGGAGAAGGTGACAGTTGGGATTTTGGTAGTGGAGCTGGATTTTATGTTGACTCCGTGACGGATCCATGGCAAAAACACTACCGAATGTATTCTTATGTCACAAAGGAACTCCCAGATATAATAAATACTAACTTCCCTGTGCTTGCAGATAAAGTGTCTATAATGGGTCACAG CATGGGTGGTCATGGGGCACTGATTTGTGCCCTGAAGAATCCTGGTAAATACCGCTCTGTATCTGCATTTGCACCCATTTGCAACCCAATAAATTGTCCCTGGGGAAAGAAAGCATTCACCGGCTATTTGGGAGTGGGTAACATTCTTGAGTGGCAAAGATGGGATGCAACTGAGCTAGTCAAAAACTATGATGGACCACCCCTTGACATTTTAATTGACCAG GGTGTGGAGGACCAGTTCCTGAAAGAAAAACAACTGCTGCCTGAAAATTTTGTTGCTGCTTGTCAGGAATCACACACACCTGTAGTGCTCCAAATGTGTGATGGTTATGATCATAGTTATTACTTCATTGCTTCTTTCATTGGTAGACACATTGAATTCCACATGAAACACCTCAATGCAACATCCACTCTTCTGTGA